Part of the Vigna radiata var. radiata cultivar VC1973A chromosome 11, Vradiata_ver6, whole genome shotgun sequence genome is shown below.
taataatatcatgacatatttttacattcatttgacacgaCATACAAGAATAATATGATCCAGAAAGTATaaaagttttgtagtttttcaagaaagaaaagagtaaaaaataagaaaagatagtgtcaaatgaatgtaaaaaatttaagtgtgtcaaaaaatcatttctcTTGTTGAATTTTCTCGATAGATaaccaaaaaggaaaatgatattttgacaccattttttgacaccattttgacactgcacacgtgtcaaaatgtgattggacgatttcaaattaaaaaaaaacaaattttggtttttctcttccaaatataccattgtctcaacttttttaatttgaaatcgtccaatcacattcacattttgacacgtgtgcagtgtcaaaatggtgtcaaaaaatggtgttaaaatatcattttccaaccaaaaaacacaactaaaaatgaaagaaaataattgcaTATATCAGAGTAAGTTCTCAATGTAATGTATGTAACACATACACATAGATTCTCTATAGAACTAGAGAAATGCTATGACAAAATGTTGCAAAGATGGTTAATAAAACATCATGTAAGACGGtagacaattaaattaatttaacattgCTATATATGTTTTCTAATGGTCAATCTTTCtataaatcattatttaaaatcaacgtatcacattaattattaaaaaaatattttatatttttaaacagtatatttaaataattaatatatgaagaaagaataaaagtggtgaaattgtaatttaatcTTCAATCTTCTTGAGAGTGAGGAAGAGAATTCcgaacaaaaagtaaaataaaatgtatcaaaaagAATAATCAGGggctaaaataattaaaggtgtttttgataaaaaaaaagtactaaGAATAATTAGGAAAGAATcttacaagaaaagaaaaaagaattattaaaacaattttttataatcatgGATTGATGAACTATTAATTACTGACGTATTAAACAAAGATATTTGTCTTTTTGTATTCTTAACTCTACTCACAATTTTGGTGTCCATGTATATGGACACTGACAAATtggtatttatatttttttatttgagatattaatgtctttattatttttaatatattttatattattataatttgaaagaaatagATTGCTCATTTATTAtaccaaaaatattaaatatttacctTACCTAGTTATGAACATTTAATGTATTAAACTTTTAACGTACTCAGCatattaatgtttataaaatatattcttacgGGCACTTGACTCAGGGGTAcacgatatatatatatgctactTCTTGCTCTCGGCATCTTTGCTCGTGTTAAATGTTTTTGAATTCCTGTGTAGGCAGAGTAGAGAAGAAGCTCGTGGCTCCTTAACTTGAAGATTCAAGTCAATGTTTCACACAAACATGTTTGATTCTCACCCTAACATGCTTGATATGTCACCCCACAAAACTACTTTCTCTGAGACTGACCTGGGAAAGCCCAGAGATGATGAATATGAGACCAAGTCTGGCACTGACATGGACGCTCCTTCCGGCGACGATCAAGACCCCAACCCAAGACCCAGAAAGAAGGGTTACCGTCGCCACACACAGCGCCAGATAGAAGAAATGGAAGCGTAATCACTCTTATATTTATCACTCTTTACATAACATCGTATATGTTTTCTTACttgctgtttttctttttcacttcacTTTTGTCAGCTTCTTCAAGCAGTGTCCTCACCCTGATGACAAGCAAAGGAAAGAGCTAAGCCGGGATTTGGGGTTAGAGCCTTTGCAAGTCAAGTTTTGGTTCCAAAACAAGCGCACCCAGATGAAGGTaattaagtaaaagaaagagagagagactCTAAACAACATATACCTTTACATTGGTTGTATATATATTGATGAACCTCTGCAGTATATAGTTAATCTGTTTTCTTTAAATGAGATTCAAGCTGTAACAGTCTTTTTAAATTATGCTGGCGGTGTAGACTCAGCATGAACGACATGAAAATTCTATTCTGAAGGCCGAAAACGAAAAGCTTCGCGCTGAGAACAACAGGTACAAGGAGGCCCTAACCAATGCTACATGCCCCAACTGTGGAGGCCCAGCTGCCCTTGGAGAAATGTCCTTCGACGAACAGCACTTGAGGATTGAGAACGCTCGGTTAAGAGAAGAGGTACGTCGGATACGGTGCATGGTGTAAGAGATTATTcagtgtttcttttcttcttcagcatataaccaattttcttcttgcatggaaaaaaaaaaaaaatctttagaTTGATAGGATTTCAGGAATTGCGGCCAAGTACGTTGGAAAGCCTGTGACGTCTTCGTACTCCAACCTTTCATCACTCAACAACAATCACATGCCTGTCGGTAACTATGGAGCACAGTCAGGCACGGTAGGAGAAATGTACGGTGGAAGTGACCTTTTTAGGTCACTCCCAGCTCCAGCTGATGCTGACAAGCCCATGATCGTGGAGCTTGCTGTTGCAGCAATGGAGGAACTCACAAGACTAGCTCAGGCCGGAGACTCTTTATGGGTCCCCGGGAACCACCACTCTGAGATTCTGAATGAAGAAGACTATTTGAGGACTTTCCCTAATAGGGGTTTAGGTCCCAAACCTCTGGGCTTGAGATCTGAAGCTTCAAGGGAATCTGTGGTGGTCATCATGAATCACATTAACCTGATTGATATCCTTATGGATGTGGTGAGTGATAATCAAACAAAGCTCGGTACAATCTGTGCTCCGGtggtatatattataatttgtaaagcTAAAGACTTGAGAATGACATTCATTGTTGTCGGTTTCAGAACCAATGGTCAACTATGTTTTGCGGTATTGTCTCAAGAGCATTGACCCTTGAAGTCCTTTCAACTGGAGTAGCAGGAAACTACAATGGAGCCTTGCAAGTGGTACTCATCTTTCTACCTTTTTTTATCTTGTACAGTTAACAAATAacctttatttcttatttttcaagaATGTGATTAAAGTTGTTCTTTAATGTTGTAGATGTCAGCCGAGTTCCAAGTCCCTTCACCGCTTGTTCCTACTCGTGAGAACTATTTCGTAAGGTACTGTAAGCAGCAACCAGATGGGATATGGGCGGTGGTGGATGTTTCTTTGGATAATCTGCGACCCAGTACGATGTCAAGAAGCCAAAGAAGACCCTCTGGATGTTTAATTCAAGAATTGCCAAATGGTTACTCCAAGGTAGAAAAACACATTTTCTAGCTTTATATTTCCACGGTTTATGATATGAAGGCAACATTCCAATAAAACAGAACTATAATTTAATCTGTTGCTGCCTTCTTCTTCTTACATATTAGGTCACATGGATCGAACATGTAGAAGTGGATGACAGGGCGGTTCATAGCATATATAAAACCCTAGTTAATTCCGGTCTCGCCTTTGGAGCTAAACGCTGGGTGGCTACATTAGACAGACAATGCGAACGTCTTGCCAGTTCAATGGCCAACAACATACCAGCAGGGAATCTCTGTGGTATGTGTTTatcaacttaattttttaagcCCCTTcaataatacttattttaagaTCGGTTTGGCTGTTAATATAAGATGTTCATATACTCAAATAGATGAGTAGAGTGTGACCTTGTTTCCAATATCCTTAAAAAAATGCAGTGATAACCAGTGCCGAGGGAAGAAAAAGTATGCTGAAGCTGGCAGAAAGAATGGTCATTAGCTATTGCACTGGTGTAGGTGCTTCTACTGCACATGCTTGGACAACACTATCCGCAACTGGATGTGATGACGTGAGGGTCATGACTAGAAAGAGCACTGATGAACCTGGCAGACCACCCGGCATAGTGCTGAGTGCAGCCACTTCTTTCTGGCTCCCAGTTCCTCCAAAGAGGGTTTTTGATTTCCTACGCGATGAAAACTCAAGAAATGAGGTATCCAGTACTTACATCTTTTATATCCATGTTATAAGATAACTAGCGATATAACTATATATTCATACCTCAATTGAATACATTCACAGTGGGACATTCTTTCTAATGGGGGTCTAGTTCAAGAATTGGCACACATAGCAAATGGCCGTGATCCTGGCAACTGTGTCTCCCTACTTCGAGTCAACGTAAGTTGCTGCTATAGCATTTTTTTGGGGTAAATCTCATGATACATGAGATATAAGCTGACACTTTGTTTGATATATGGTGCAGAGTTCAAATTCAAGCCAAAGTAATATGCTGATACTTCAAGAGAGTTGCACTGATTCTACTGGGTCATATGTAGTTTATGCTCCTGTGGATATTGTAGCTATGAATGTAGTATTGGGTGGAGGGGATCCAGATTATGTTGCCCTGCTTCCCTCGGGCTTTGCTATTCTTCCTGATGGGCCTGGAATGAATGGTGGGTCAATACTTGAAGTTGGATCAGGAGGTTCTCTACTCACAGTTGCCTTTCAGATCTTGGTTGATTCAGCCCCAACAGCAAAACTATCTTTGGGTTCAGTTGCTACTGTTAACAGCCTAATTAAGTGCACAGTTGAAAGGATCAAGGTGGCAGTGGTACGTGACAACACATAATTTCACATGGTAATCAAATTAACTATTTGGAAGTTTTAATTAAGGGTGATGTGATGTTGacttaaatcattaaaaatggCTTTCTGATACTGTTGTTTTCCTTTGTGCAGTGTTATAACAATTAAGGGTAGTAGAGTTGAAATTAACAAGCTGAGAATGGTGCCTATTTCGTTTTCAGAAGAGGGAAAGAAGTCAATGAACGCACCTCGGCGAATCACTTCAATGGTAGAACTAGGAAGAATCTTAGGTTCGGGTATTGACTTTCACtgatgaaaaactaaaatagttCCATCCagcttttaatattttataacttagaatAACTGCAAATTTTCATGTTCGCTATTTATTTTTAGTGCAGTATTTGTAGGCCTAAGCAAACTTTTCTCAAGTGGGGTTATGTTCACTTTCTCTATATTGTATTGTAAACTAAACCAAATTTTCGTCTATTTATCAACTCTTCTTTTAACGTTGCCGACTATGTTTTTACTCATTGCCTATACGTTTTACTATAAATACATGCTTCAAAATTTCCATCATCTAAGATATGTTGATGCAAAAGATTTTCACGATCAATTATTAAAGAAACTACTGATCAAAAATCTCTATCTGAAAATTCTTTCAGTGAATATTCATTTGCAAGTATGATGCATTGACTTCGCTTACCTTGGTGCAAACTACTTAAAATTTTCCGTTAACTAAGACAAAGAATaagatacatttttatattcatttgaaaaagtgtaaacttttctctttctttaaaaaatgaaactcaAGTGTATGATGTTACTCAAGTGTATGAAATAAAAGTGCaaacttttctatttctttaaaaaataaaaaaatgaaaaattatttttcttataataaaatatcaacaggTGGTACGTTATCTATGGCTTCATATCCTACTTACTAACCTATAGTCGTAAATTTAAGAGGGATACCAGTTTTTTTTGGCAAGTATAATTGATTGAGTAAAATAGTTCAAAATTCCTTTCTGAACATTATAATTAAGAGAAATGATTCTTTGacatatcttaattttttacagtatttttacttgttttttatttttttctttcttgaaaaactataaaactttatactttttgaatcattttatccttgtattatgtgtcaaatgaatgtaaaagtgtgttatgatattattaatcttgtaattatatATGACTGGTTGtgaaaaatattcaaagaaacCAATATCACTTTATGATTAATTCttgttgtttttagtttatgCTGCGAACTATGTAATATTGTGGCCttagaaacaattattttaCCGTAAACTAAACTAAAGTAAACTAAAGCGTATTTTATAGTATTAAATGGTTTTCTAATCATATCTTTAGGGTGAATTTTCTCCTGATGATTGATTTCTAATTTGACTGGTGATCAATTTTTGGtacgtttttttcttcttcttttaatagTGTTTTTTTATACATCTAATCATCAAAAAATTGTTTGCCTATTTTTATAACTACCTGTAAAagtcatatttattattaattgctaattgtttgataatataaactttttatatcagcaacaaataaaaattaaactcaaataatgattttcattactactatttttctctcaaagttttaaaaagtttGACTATATTATTGAGATGGAgatgttttattaattaaattataggTTTATATAAccatacaaaatattatataattagaattttttattttaattatgattcgtaagaataaaatgttttttaatttaatattgtgatttttaatttaataaaaagatatatggatgaaaatcaacaaaatgacttatattttttaattaatatgaataatcaTTTTACAATTCAACCATgagttttttcaaaagatactacttaatatatctaaattatttgatttaaaatattagtaatgCGCCAagttataatgatatttaatttatttagtacATGTATTATCagtttcttaatatatatatatatatatatatatatatatatatatatatataattttcacactacgaaatttattatttttcttcgaAACAGATCAAACTTCTTTTGtcatattttgttatatttgaatttactATATAATGTAAGagtgtgattttttttgttataaattaagttGGGATAAAATATTCTACCtcttatcaaaattaattacttttagcaattttttttactgatgcaattgaattatttatgaaatatgtCAAGTTAAGACTTGGGGAGGGGTGGAATGGATAAATTGTTGACTACTCAAATGACACCAAGAGATGAACACTCCATTTCTTATGTGGGTTAttacaattttacattttaatatcaaaactaAGATAATAATCATTTGACATTAGAGGAATTTCTTTGacaatttatcatttttaaaaattaataattatttatatgttattgtAATTTATGTTTCCAGTTCTTGTTTTATATGGAAACCGTGTTCACACAATTTCACACCGTATCaagttatttatatatctatGAATTTGCTTGAATGGTCATACactttatagttttttgttttgatataattaatttgaattttaagttAACATTAATCCATtcattaaaacataattaaatgaaaatcaatttgtaAGTTAACCTTGTTTTATGGAAAAATATAGAacttatttataagattttttttttttgttttgatacactttatagttttttgttttgatataattaatttgaattttaagttAACATTAATCCGTtcattaaaacataattaaatgaaaatcaatttgtaAGTTAACCTTGTTTTATGGAAAAATATAGAACttatttataagattattttttttgtgttcctTAAATTGATATTCTTTTGCGCAATTTGTTATGGATACAGAAGGATTCATGTAAGTATAGGCAGCTTTCCTAAAATGCAAATAATGTTAAAGTGTCATATTAGTATAGTGTTGAAAGCTCAAAgttaataacataaaaaatctaGCTTATCTAAATAGTTCGAATTTTGTACAAAGGCTGAATACAAGTgcttcatttataatatattattcttgaaaaaatatatttattataaatataataaaaatatttacattatttaacattactcttatttactttttttctttcatttttcttgaaaaaatacaaaagttttatatttttagaatcaTTTTTGTTGTAATAATGATATGTTAttacaaaagaatattttgcaaggttaatatttttattaattaacaatagtcaaatttttaagtgttgattatttatttttttaatgtcttttattgattttattcttttctaactttataaatagagaatATTTTCTCCATTCCAAAACACATAAAATCTGTCTTTCTCATTTTCCTCTCCactagtttcattatttttttccatCCTAGGTATAAACTCTATCTGAGTTTCTTGTTAgttctgtgatcctcgaataTTTTCAAGAATGTATCCTGGGAGACTTGCATACACCGCAGATAAGTCTttaaggacagtgatctacatgccttaaaattttatctttagattctgtgtcaaatgaatataaagtaTGTCATAATACTATTGATCTTAAAATATACTtcactctttttaaaaaaaaaaaatatttattataaatataatcaaaatataatttccttcataaataataaacattaatacCCCTATGTAATAAGTATATGTTTagtaaaaaaattctatatttggtaaaaaaaaagttaaaactagaaatccataaaatgttaaaaaaatgaacaagAGTTGGTGAAAGCATTGAATGTTGTTATAAACAAGAGCATTCAGAGGTCCTTAAGTAGGTGCTGTTTTTTTAAGAGCTGTGGGGTATCAAACTCATTCCACGCTTAAAGTTGTGGTGCGGATTAAACTAACTTCTCCccaacaatatataaataaactatttttaaatgcattttataattcataaaaatattattcttaaaaaaatttatcagtCAAACTTATTTACTTATgatataaattagaaaaaatattaattaataatggatgtattataaaaaatatagccACTATTAATTAGTTGTATTTTCTTTCTAGTTTTTAATGGTTTGGACATGTCGTCCccaaaattactattttatggtGTGTTTGGTGTGGTAAGTTTATATTCATAAAGAAAGATATGAGTGCATTGGTGAGTATTTTCAGTATTTATGTTTGAAGATAAGAAAAATTGTGTGAAATTGATAAATGTAAATGATTATCctgtttttatttacttatttcatttttctttagttttttaaattattattgtcaattaacaaataatattagtttgaaaaatacttcattttctatttttaactaatttttccaataaattattttaaaatatatacgaAAAATAGGTCTAGTTTTccacaaattacaaaattagttcaaacaaatcatgcataaaaaaaaataatactttcttTATACCAAATCATCTCATTAATatctaatttcaaatttaaaatgtaaaattataatacataaatgaGTGGATAATGGAGAAGTGGATTAAGTCAAATTTAAAGTATAGTCTTTAAGACACTGTACCGTGACAATCTCATATAACCacttgatattaattatttgctTCTTCCCCTCTTTTTATAACTATAAAGCTGTCTGTTTTTAACTACCACATATCcgttaataaagaaaaacaaaaatatttccttttttaattaacaCTAGATAATATggtgaaataaattatatatataaaagtacaCTTATCTTTGgaatatatattgaataaacttcttataaatatttatagtcACAAgagaataaaacaatttaaaaattatattaaactaaattgaaaaaaaaaacatattttacttataaattaatttataaaagttctttaaaattaatttttttaagaaaatgttttttaactCATTTATAAACCAGTCTGAACTTGTCAACATTTTGTTTAGTATTCTTATATATCTACAAGAACAACTGTATATTGCAAACAAAGTACATTATTATCTATGATCCCTATCGTCATAATCCaagttaaatttcaattttttttaaataaaactctcaatatttaaaacaatttcatatcatctacataaattaaataatattatataaaattaaaatacaatcgCAAACTTCGCAGTTTATCACTCTATATCCATTTCATCCacaatttctttatcatgatGCTTCCAATCATAATTAGGGAgtattaataaatgtaaaatttaaaagacatggttttaaaagtaaaaatagtaataaaataaatgaaacagtataatattaaaaattgagttttaacCTAATCCTGGAGAAAACTGCGTGTAAAATTTTGGGTCATACAATAGGGCAGCCGACGTgtaccttcttcttcttcttcttcgttgtGTTATGTCTCCTTGGCCGCAGCCAAACTCTGGTAACAGTACACGACAGAGGCTCGCAATTATATACTGCCATACCTAAGCGAAGATTACGTATATGCAGTAATTACTAGCGACGTACCTATTTACTGCGTTGGTTCAGCAGAACAGTGAATTAGCCACAGCGTGTTGGAGAGATGAATAGTGAAGGAGGATTGAGGCAGTTATAGTTCAAAATTGAATGGTCTGGTGTAACAGTTAATTGGTGGAAGAGTGATTAAAATTTGTGCAGAATGTGCAGAAGGTACATATACCTATATATATGATGCAGCAGCAGTAGCACAGATGAGATGGTATGGCATTATATGTTATATTGCATTATATGTATATGCAGTTAATAAGAAGGAAGATGATAAGCACTGGAAAAAGGTCATTAAGAAATCACAGCAGATTGTTGTTACCGTTTGGTCATAATATTTTACTGAAGAACACTGATGCAGAGGCGTAGTTGAAGGCAGCAGAGGCCGTAgggttattattaatttgatcaGACAGAAGAAGGAAGTAGTAAGGAGAATCAGAATCTATGAATACGTAAATTAATTCACTTTTTTAGGTTAGCTGGCCGctagttttctctcttcctGGCGGGTAAAGTTCATTTTTAAATGCTGCCAAAGGTAAACACAAGTTAAGGTACATCCatcaatcatcatcatttttCATCAGGTACCCTTCTCAATTTTAGAGCTGGAATATGAATCTTCCATATACTGTTCAATCTAACTAGCTATAGCCTTTTCTTTCTCAATATGGATTCTAGAAGATTACATTCAATTTCAACTCCACAACATTCAAATTCTGGTATGACCAATGCAATCTAATAAATATTGCATTACACTATCATGTTAAATGTGAAATCTAACATACATAATCATGTATATGATAAAAGAGTAATGATatatagacaatattttttgacaatatttgaatatcatcataCGTATCATTGTGTGGACCagtcacacaatgacacgtatgatgatgttcaaatgttgttaaaaaaatgttgtctaaatgtGATAAAATATAGATCAtattcattagaaaaaaaaagtaatgttatTTACACGatatcatacaaaaaaaaatatgattattatatgTTTCTCTCACTTGAATGAAAAAAAGGTATGAACAGGAGTTGTCATTCACACGGATACTTttggataaaattaaatattattgtgagCCTTATATATGGACTGAatttaattaggaaaaaaaaacatttgattaAGCTGATCTTGCACGTTTTCTCTTTagaagtaatttaaaaattgagttcttcttcattttctggTCTAGTCTTTTTCAAACCTACGGAAGCTACtaatattattagaaatataaataaaatgttaaatagaATGAGAGTGAAGGAAATCCAGTAGATACAGTGAATTCATAAACGGCCAACTGAATCTGAAGTTGAGCATGATGATGGACAGAAACATTGGTCCAGCCCAGGAAGGATCTAGCTTATAGGGTGGGGCGGGGGGACCTTGGccctcattttttaaattttaatttttttaatatgaattccaaaaataaaacaacataatcaagggtaaaaaaaaagtgtaaatagattatattatatacagattCCCTGTaaataaactgaaaattaattttcaattttcaaaattttcaaaataaaattgttaacttATATCTCAAAAATTGAGCTTATTATGCAATTTTCAAAATAgactgaaaattaatttaattgtttcttgtaagtaaaaataaattatgttagcATTTTGTGGTTTTTTAGATCGCACATACTTTTCTATGTTCTTCAGAGCAACATATATAAATTCGACAGAGAAGAATAATAAGTTATTGTTGAGGTAGAATAACAACACTAACATATGATTGGTCgtgaattaagaaaaagaatctAAAAATAGCAAAGTTGTTTGGTCAGTTATTATGAGCTCCTACTACCAATGGCTGACACTGTGTTAGCAAACTATGGACTATCCAGATTCGGCccaaacattttcaaaagtaAGACGAGCCCAACAAATGAGTTTAAGCTATTGCTTTCTGCACCCCATTAAATTTCCGGGAAATGTGAAAGCTACAATGTGAAATGTCAAATCAATAACTTTTTATCCATATATAGTTCATATATTAATAGAAGAGGATAAATCATGATGTTCAGTAAGtatgaacagaaaaataacttCACCTACCATTAAGTTTTTAAAcctatctatttatttatactataaaaatttcacctattacaaaatttcatttattttgatttaatttcaacatttaattttagattaatatattaaaacatttttaaaattagttttgactcatcaaatattactttaactttaatcataaaagtaaatgtgtaatcttttattttcatttattataattttatttatttatcacatCTATCAAATCTTTTATcactttcttttcaaattcatttcctTTGACTTTTCAActcttcaaaataaacaaaacgaCTATCCTTTCTTTATCCTCTATTCACGTTCCCTTAATTTATCTtccaatataaataatataaatactgtaattatttatattaatttagttaatataaataatatattaaacccTTTCATTcactctctttttatttatcttccaattccaaaagtaaataaaaagaacatgttTTGAGTcttagaaagaaaatttgaaagaagaagtcaaatgtattcaaattaaaataaagggtAATAATATTACGAGAC
Proteins encoded:
- the LOC106777013 gene encoding homeobox-leucine zipper protein MERISTEM L1 isoform X1, which translates into the protein MFHTNMFDSHPNMLDMSPHKTTFSETDLGKPRDDEYETKSGTDMDAPSGDDQDPNPRPRKKGYRRHTQRQIEEMEAFFKQCPHPDDKQRKELSRDLGLEPLQVKFWFQNKRTQMKTQHERHENSILKAENEKLRAENNRYKEALTNATCPNCGGPAALGEMSFDEQHLRIENARLREEIDRISGIAAKYVGKPVTSSYSNLSSLNNNHMPVGNYGAQSGTVGEMYGGSDLFRSLPAPADADKPMIVELAVAAMEELTRLAQAGDSLWVPGNHHSEILNEEDYLRTFPNRGLGPKPLGLRSEASRESVVVIMNHINLIDILMDVNQWSTMFCGIVSRALTLEVLSTGVAGNYNGALQVMSAEFQVPSPLVPTRENYFVRYCKQQPDGIWAVVDVSLDNLRPSTMSRSQRRPSGCLIQELPNGYSKVTWIEHVEVDDRAVHSIYKTLVNSGLAFGAKRWVATLDRQCERLASSMANNIPAGNLCVITSAEGRKSMLKLAERMVISYCTGVGASTAHAWTTLSATGCDDVRVMTRKSTDEPGRPPGIVLSAATSFWLPVPPKRVFDFLRDENSRNEWDILSNGGLVQELAHIANGRDPGNCVSLLRVNSSNSSQSNMLILQESCTDSTGSYVVYAPVDIVAMNVVLGGGDPDYVALLPSGFAILPDGPGMNGGSILEVGSGGSLLTVAFQILVDSAPTAKLSLGSVATVNSLIKCTVERIKVAVVRDNT
- the LOC106777013 gene encoding homeobox-leucine zipper protein MERISTEM L1 isoform X2, which produces MFHTNMFDSHPNMLDMSPHKTTFSETDLGKPRDDEYETKSGTDMDAPSGDDQDPNPRPRKKGYRRHTQRQIEEMEAFFKQCPHPDDKQRKELSRDLGLEPLQVKFWFQNKRTQMKTQHERHENSILKAENEKLRAENNRYKEALTNATCPNCGGPAALGEMSFDEQHLRIENARLREEIDRISGIAAKYVGKPVTSSYSNLSSLNNNHMPVGNYGAQSGTVGEMYGGSDLFRSLPAPADADKPMIVELAVAAMEELTRLAQAGDSLWVPGNHHSEILNEEDYLRTFPNRGLGPKPLGLRSEASRESVVVIMNHINLIDILMDVNQWSTMFCGIVSRALTLEVLSTGVAGNYNGALQVMSAEFQVPSPLVPTRENYFVRYCKQQPDGIWAVVDVSLDNLRPSTMSRSQRRPSGCLIQELPNGYSKVTWIEHVEVDDRAVHSIYKTLVNSGLAFGAKRWVATLDRQCERLASSMANNIPAGNLCVITSAEGRKSMLKLAERMVISYCTGVGASTAHAWTTLSATGCDDVRVMTRKSTDEPGRPPGIVLSAATSFWLPVPPKRVFDFLRDENSRNEWDILSNGGLVQELAHIANGRDPGNCVSLLRVNSSNSSQSNMLILQESCTDSTGSYVVYAPVDIVAMNVVLGGGDPDYVALLPSGFAILPDGPGMNGGSILEVGSGGSLLTVAFQILVDSAPTAKLSLGSVATVNSLIKCTVERIKVAVCYNN